A portion of the uncultured Draconibacterium sp. genome contains these proteins:
- the rplA gene encoding 50S ribosomal protein L1 — MGRITKNQKASLDKLEKGKAYSIDEAAELVKEITFTKFDASVDIDVRLGVDPRKANQMVRGVVSLPHGTGKEVRVLAMVTPDKEQEAKDAGADYVGLDEYVEKIKGGWTDVDVIITMPPVMGKVGQLGRILGPRGLMPNPKSGTVTMEVGKAISEVKQGKIDFKVDKFGIVHTTIGKVSFSADKIKDNAVEFLNMINKLKPVAAKGTYIKSIYLSSTMSPGIQVEAKSFAE, encoded by the coding sequence ATGGGCAGAATTACGAAAAATCAAAAAGCGTCTTTGGATAAACTCGAAAAAGGAAAAGCTTACTCTATCGATGAAGCAGCAGAGCTGGTGAAAGAAATTACCTTCACTAAATTTGATGCATCGGTTGATATTGACGTAAGACTTGGAGTTGATCCTAGAAAAGCTAACCAGATGGTTAGGGGCGTAGTTTCGTTACCCCATGGAACAGGTAAAGAGGTACGTGTTTTGGCAATGGTTACTCCTGACAAAGAGCAGGAAGCCAAAGATGCCGGAGCGGACTATGTAGGACTTGACGAGTACGTTGAGAAAATAAAAGGTGGTTGGACCGATGTAGATGTTATTATTACCATGCCTCCAGTAATGGGGAAAGTAGGGCAGTTAGGACGTATTTTAGGTCCTCGTGGCTTAATGCCAAACCCTAAAAGTGGTACTGTAACTATGGAAGTTGGAAAAGCTATCTCCGAAGTAAAACAGGGTAAAATTGATTTTAAAGTTGACAAATTTGGTATTGTTCATACTACAATCGGGAAAGTTTCTTTCTCGGCTGATAAAATTAAAGACAATGCCGTTGAATTTCTTAACATGATCAACAAACTTAAACCTGTTGCTGCAAAAGGAACCTACATTAAGAGTATCTATTTATCAAGTACCATGAGCCCTGGTATCCAAGTAGAAGCTAAGTCGTTTGCAGAATAA
- the rplJ gene encoding 50S ribosomal protein L10, giving the protein MKSSEKQVIINQLQEQIDSYDHFYLTDIAGLNAEDTSDLRRLCFSQDVKLVVVKNTLLRKALENSAKEAEEIFDALKGNTTVMFSSNGNTPAKLIKDFAKKHKKPVLKAAFVEESVYMGADQLEALIAVKSKNELIADVVALLQSPMKTVLGQLQSGGNIIHGVLDTLKEKE; this is encoded by the coding sequence ATGAAGAGTTCAGAGAAACAAGTTATTATTAATCAGTTACAAGAACAGATAGATTCATACGACCATTTTTACCTGACCGACATTGCCGGCTTAAATGCTGAAGATACCAGTGATTTAAGGAGACTATGTTTCAGCCAAGATGTAAAACTGGTTGTTGTTAAGAATACTCTACTACGAAAAGCTCTTGAAAACTCTGCTAAAGAGGCTGAAGAGATTTTTGATGCACTAAAGGGAAACACCACAGTAATGTTTTCTTCAAACGGAAATACTCCGGCTAAATTGATTAAAGACTTCGCTAAAAAGCACAAAAAGCCTGTATTGAAGGCCGCTTTTGTTGAAGAATCAGTTTACATGGGAGCTGACCAATTGGAGGCATTAATTGCCGTTAAATCTAAAAACGAGCTTATTGCTGATGTTGTTGCTCTGTTACAATCACCAATGAAAACAGTTCTCGGACAGTTGCAGTCTGGTGGTAATATCATTCACGGTGTTCTTGATACACTGAAAGAAAAAGAATAA